GGAGACGCTGCTCCAAGTGGTGTCCGGCCTGGGCGGGCTCCGTGATCCGGCGAGCTTCCGCTCCTGGACGGTGGCCATCGCCATGAACCAGGTCCGGCGCCGGTGGCGCGGCGCGCCGTCCACCCGGGAGCTGGCGGACGCATGGCCGCTGAGCGACCCCGGAGCGGACTTCGCCGAGCTGGCCATCGTCCGGCTCGGCCTCTCCGACCAGCGCCGGGAGACGGTCGAGGCGACCCGCTGGCTCGACCCGGACGACCGCGAGCTGCTGGCGCTCTGGTGGCTGGAGGCGGCCGGCGAGCTGTCCCGTGCCGACCTGGCCGCGGCCCTGGAGCTGCCACCGCAGCACGTCGCGGTGAAGGTCCAGCGGATGAAGGGACAGCTGGAGACCGCCCGGGTGGTGGTGCGCGCGCTGCGCAACCGGGCGGGCTGTCCGGCGCTGTCGGCGCTCACCTCGGACTGGGACGAGGCGCCCAGCGCGCTCTGGCGCAAGCGAATAGGCCGCCACGCCCGCGAGTGCGAAGCCTGCTCCCGTCAGCGGGAGGGCCTGGTCCCGGCCGAGGGGCTGCTGGCCGGCCTGGCCATGGTCCCCGTCCCCGCCGGCTACGGGCCGACCGGGCCGGGGGGACCCGCCGGGCTCGGAACGGCTCCCGCAGGGGCCCGACCCGCTCGCGGCTCGCACCGTTCGCACCGATCCACGCCGCGTCGGCACGCGGGCGGCGGCCACCGCCGGACCCAGCCGCGCTGGCGGATGCTGGCGGCGGCGACCGGAGTGGCCGCCGCAGCCGTGGCGGGCGTGTTCGTCGTGGTCCAGTCGCCGGAGCAGTCGCAGGCGGCCGGGGCCCCGTCCTCCCGGGCGGTCACGGTCGCGGTCACGGTCTCCCCGGCGCCGGCGCCGGCGACCGCGGGCCCGGCCGGCAGCGGCGCCTCGCCCAGCGGCGCGGCGCCCACCACTGCCCGGCCCCGCCCGACCGCCGTGGTGTCCACCGCGCCGAGGTCCGCCGGCTCCCGGCAGAGCGCCGCCGCCGGTCCGGACAAGGGCACCGGAACCAGCACCAGCACCAGCACCAGCACCACCGGGGCGAGCAGCCCGGCGGAGCAGGTCCTGGCCCTGATCAACCGGGCCCGTGCCGCCAACGGGCTGGCCCCGCTCACCCTGACCTCCGGCCTGGACGCCAGCGCGGCCCAGCACGACACGACCATGGCGGACGGCTGCGGCCTGTCCCACCAGTGCCCGGGCGAACCGGCGCTCGGCCAGCGGGAGACCGCTCAGGGCGTCCAGTGGACCTCGGCCGGGGAGAACATCGGCGACGGCGGGCCGGTGAGCGACGACAACTCGGCGGTGGCGTCGATGGCGGTCGGCCTGACCCAGTCCATGCTCGACGAGCAGCCGCCCGACGACGGCCACCGGCTCAACATCCTGAGCACGTCCTTCACCCACATCGGCATAGCCGTGATCCGGGACAGCAGCACCGGGACCGTCTGGCTCACCCAGGACTTCTCCGACTGACCGCGGCCGGCACACCGCTGCGGGGCGGGCCCGGTTCGGGCCCGCCCCGCAGCGGTCGAGCACTCGGCGACGGTCAGGCGGCCGGGGCGCCGCCCGCGAAGTCGCTCTTGAAGTAGGACTCGATCAGGTTCACCGAGGAGTGGTCGGTGAGGATGATCCCGAGCTCGCGGTTGTTGTCCAGCGAGTTCTCGGTGATGTTGATCGAGCCGACCTCGACCCGCTCCGCATGGGTGCCGGCGTCGGCGACGACGGCCTTGGCGTGGATGTAGAGGCCGGTCTGCGAGGAGTAGGTGGTGACCGTGGCGCCGGCCGCCTCGACCTGGGCGATCTCCCAGGTGTAGTACGAGGGGTTCTCCAGCACGATCCGGACCTTCACCCCGCGCTTGGCGGCGGCGGTGATCGCGTCGACCACGGCCGAGTCGCTGAACTCCAGCTCCTCGACGTCCAGCGTCCGCTTGGCGCCGTTGATCACGGTGAGGATCCGGGCCCGGGAGTCGGTCGGCGACCACAGCAGGTTGTCGCCGTCGCCGGGCGTCACCGCGGTGTGGGTGAAGTCGGCGTTGAACACCGTCTCGATCGCGGCCACGTCCCGGTGGTCGTTGTCGAACACCCCGTAGTCGCGGCTGGTGGTGTAGTACTCGGAGGTCAGGTTGCCGGTCATGATCAGCGACACCGCGCCGTCGACGGTGATCGTCTTCTGGTGGGTGAAGTAGTACGTGGGGTTGGAGTAGACGACGCCGACACCGGCCGCCTGCAGCTGGGCGAAGGCGGGGGCGTTGTAGGACTCGTTGCGGTTGTCCAGGATCACCCGCACCGCCACGCCGCGGTCGTGCAGCGCGATCAGCTCCTTGATCGCGGTGGTGTCGTCGAGCTCGTACATCGTCATGTCGAGCGACCGGTGCGCCGAGGCGATGAACTTGTCGATGACCGGCTCGTTGGTCCCCGTGGTGCGCGAGAAGGCGAACGCCTTGTAGCTGACACCGACCTGGTGCGAGCCGGACGCCCGGGCGGCGCTCGCCGGTGCGGCGCCGGCGGTCGCGACCACCGCAGCGGCGCAGACGAGCGCGGCGATTCCGGCACGACCGGCAGACCTGGCTATCATGCGTCTCTCCCATGGGACTTGAGGATGGGTCCAGCCCCGTGGCCGGACGCGTCCCAAGGAGACCACCGACCGGGAGCGCTGGAAAGAGCGCCTCGGTGAACGCCCAATGACAACCTCCCCCGCACCGCTCTACGCGCGTCCCGCAGGGCCGCGGCGGTGCGCCGGGCGGGTCAGGAAAAGGGTCCGGCCCGCCCTGCGGCAACAGGACGGGCCGGCAAATCAGTGCATCGCACGGAACACTGTATTAAGGAGAAGTCGCGTGCGTGCACCACCTGCGATAATAGCCGGTGCTGCGCGGGTGCCCACGGCCGGATCCACGGACCGGGACGCGGCCTTCGTCCGACTTGTTCCGGCCGCTGCGGGGGCGCCGCGAAGGGTGTCGGACCCCCGAATTGACGGAGCGTCATCTATCGGGTGATGCAAATGAGTTGGATATGAAAAGAGTGGGTGATGTTCATGAATGCATCATCTGTGTAGGTGATCGAAGTCGCCTCTCCTCGCAAGACTCACCGCCGTCGGCAAAAGCCGGCTCGGGACTGCCCCGCGGCAACGGAGCGTCCCGGCAGCCATGCACGGAAGCTGTGTATAAGGAGAAGTCGCGTGCGCGCTCTTCGCACTGTCATGATTGCGACGGTGGCCACCGCCACCCTCGCGGCGGGCGTGGGTACGGCCCTGGCCGACCCGTCCTCGACCCCGGCCGTCACCGCGATCGTCGCGGTGGGTTCGGACACCACCCAGTACCTGAGCGACCAGTTCTCGACCGACTACAACTCGACGACGCCGACGAACCCGTTCTACAGCTGGGACGCCGTCAACCCCACCACGGGTCTGCCCGGTGACACCATCTCGACGAAGAACGACGCCAACTGCTCGATCACCCGGCCGAACGGCTCCGGCGCCGGCATCACGCAGCTCCAGCAGAAGCTCAAGACCACCAGCGGCACCGACTACTGTGTCGACATCGCCCGTTCCTCGCGGAACATCAAGTCCACCGACGGCACCGGCATCGTCTCGGTGCTGTTCGCCAAGGACCTGATCACCTATGCGACCAACAGCGGTGGCAACGGCGTCAGCAACCTCACCGACACCGACCTGACCGCGATCTTCTCCTGCAACGCCTCGCTGATCAACTCCTCGTACACGGGCGCGGTGAAGTGGAACGAGGTCGGTGGCACCAGCACCGACGCGATCATCCCGGTCCTGCCGCAGTCCAGCTCCGGCACCCGGTCCCAGTGGCTCTCCGACATCGGCGTGACCACCCCCGGCTCCTGCGTGGTGAACGGTGCCTACAGCGGTGCCGCGATCGAGGAGAACGAGGGCACCAACGCGGTGTACACCGCGGCCGGCAACCCGACCGGCTACAAGGACGTCCTGGGTATCTTCTCCGGCGGCAGCTACGTCTCCCAGGTCTACACGAAGTACAGCCCGGACCAGCACGGCACCCTGGTGCTGCAGGACATCGACGGCAAGGCGCCGCTGACGTCCACGGACACGATCAACACCTCCGGCCTGAGCGCCTTCCCGGCCACCTACATCCGTGGCCTGTACTACGTCACGCTGAACGCCGGCACGGCCTCGGCCCCGGCGGTTCCGACCAGCCCGATCAACCTGACCGCTCTCCTGGGCCAGGGCAACGCCACCGGCTGGATCTGCGGCACCACCGCGGCGACCGACATCAAGCACTTCGGCTTCGCCACCGCCTCCAACTGCGGTGCTCTGACCGGCCAGTAAGTCTGCAACTCGATCGTGCCGGGGCCCTTCGGGTCCCGGCACGATCCACCGGTGCGCCCGGTCACGGGCGCACCGGCCCGGCGGACCGGCGCACGCCGGAGGGCCAGTCGCGTGTGTGTCCCGCGCAGGCCCGGCAGCCGTTCCAGGGCGTCGACGGCCGCGACAGCGGGACCGAACCACCCCTGAGTCGAGAACCACCCCTCACTCGAAGTACCCAGTCAAGGAGAAGAGCTGTATGCGCATCTCTGCCAGGAACGCCATCGCCCTGTCCGTGGCCGCGCTCAGCGCCGCGATGCTGACCGGGCTCGGCGCCGGGACGGCCGACGCGGCCACCGTCGCCAGCGGTTCGGCCACCCTGACCGTCAACGCCTCGTTCCTCGCCTCGCTCGCCGAGCACGGCGTCGTCTTCCTGCCCAGCGGCTACAGCAGCGTCAGCTACGCGAACGGCCAGGTGGCCGTCGACTACGCGGCGACCGAGGGCAACGCGGACATCAGCACCTTCTCAGGGACCATCTCCTACTCCGGCGGTCTCTGCGGCTTCGACCTGAACGGCAAGCACGTCGAGCTCAGCTCGCTGCTGTTCGACCTCGGCGACACCCAGTTCGACGGTGCGACCGCGACCAGCGGCGAGGTGCCGCTGGTCGACCTGGCCGGCACCCAGGCCGGGAACATCAACGGCACCACCGAGACCTACTCGGCCAGCAGCCTGACGCTGGACCCGGCCGGTGCGGCCTTCCTGAACAGCGCCCTCGGCACCAGTGCCTTCGTGAGCGGCGAGAGCGTCGGCTCGTTCAGCGCGACCTGGGTGATCTGAGCGCGGGCACCCGAACACGCGGGGCCGGGGGAGGACCCGGTGCCGGTCCGGCACGGCGAGTCCGTGCCGGACCGGCACCCGCAGGCGGCCCCGGTGGGGCGTGACAGCAGTGGTGGAGCAGAGGACCGGTGGAGATGATGAGCGGAACGCCAACAGGGTTGCGGACAGGTGCACATCGGCGGATCGGCGCACGCCTGCGGAGCGCCGCCACGTTACTCGCGGCGGTGGCCGTGACGGCCGCTGCGCTGCTGGGGGTCGGGCCGGTGCCCGATGCGAGCGCGGCCGCCCCGACCGCGTCGCCGACCGCTCCCGCGACCGGGCACACCACCTGCGTGTCGAGCGGCGGGAGCGGGAGCAGCTGCACCGGTACCTACGGCGGTGACACCGCCTGGGACAACTACGCGGACGACGAGAACGGCGGCATGATCACGGCCCAGCCGAAGGTCACCGTGGACCAGACGGTCAACCTGACCAACCAGATGGTCCACATCACCTGGTCGAACTTCACCCCCTCCGGCTACGAGGGCAACGGCGACCCGGCCACCGGTCTCTCCAACGGTTTCAAGGCCTCGCTCGAGTACTACCCGGTCTTCGTGGTCGAGTGCAAGGGCGCGAACCCGCAGACCATCGACGCCTGCAACGAGTTGCAGGTGGGCCTGCCCAGCGCGGGCGCGCCGGGCAACGCGATCGAGTCGTACACCCAGGGCGGCGCGACCACCCAGGCGTCGGACTGCTCGGACGTGCCGAACGACCCGGTGTGCGGCACCGGGTACACGGACCTGCAGATCCAGACCCAGCTGCAGAACAACACCCTCGGCTGCGACAGCAGCAACCCCTGCTCGATCGCGGTCCTGCCGGAGTGGGGCGGCAACACCTACGCGCAGCCGGCCGACTGCGAGGACCACAGCCTGGACCTGCCGTCCAACGGCGGCTACGCCTCGACCCAGTACGGCGACTACACCTCGTGCATGTGGAACGACCGCATCGTCGTCCCGCTGTCCTTCGCGCCGACCGCCAAGCAGCTGTGCAGCTCCAACGACTACGCGTTCTCGGCCCAGGGCTCGCCGATGCTCGAACGGGTCATGGGGCAGTGGCAGCCGGGCTGGTGCACCGCCACCCAGGGCAAGGTCGACTTCAACTACGACTCCGGCGTGAACGAGTACGAGGCCCGGAACGGCTTCCTCAACGGCAGCAGCTCGCTGAGCGCGAGTACGGACGTGGCGCTGGTCACCGACCCCGCCTCCAGCACGGAGGCCTCGGCGTCGTCGCGGCAGTTCACCTACGCGCCGGTCGCGACCACGTCGATCACCGTCGCCTACTACGTGGACAACCAGGTCACCCAGGAACCGATCACCAACCTGAAACTGAACGCGCGACTGGTGGCGAAGCTGCTCACCCAGTCGTACTCGTTGCAGTTCAGCCAGTGCGCGACCGGTCAGACCGCGCAGTCGGACCTGTGCGACCCCAAGATCGTGGGCAATCCGGTCAGCATCTTCGCCGACCCGGAGTTCTACCAGCTCAACCCGGAGTACTCGAAGGCCGACTTCGAGACCGAGACCAACGGCCTGGACAACAGCGGCGACTTCCTGCCGATCGTGCTGGCGGGCAACAGCGACATGACCTACGAGCTGACCCGGTGGATCGAGTCCGACGCGAGCGCGGTCGCCTTCCTCGAAGGCAAGCCGGACCCCTGGGGCATGCACGTCAACGCGTACTACGAGCAGGGGCAGTCGCAGACCTACCCGGTCAGCGAGTTCCAGGTGCTCGACCCCGGCTTCACCTCCGGCACCACCGGGCTGGGCTCCACCAGCGATCCCTTCCTGTCCACCATGCAGGTCGCCTGGAACCCGGTGACCGGCCTGGACAACGTCGCCTCCGACCTGGCCGGCTGGACCCCCAGCGGCGACCAGTTCTTCCCCTCGTGCAGCAACACCACCTACGCCTGGACCCAGTGCCAGGGCAACGGCAACGTCATCGACGCCAAGGACCCCGCCGACCAGTTCCCGCAGCGTGCGCTGTTCGCCGTCCTGGACTCCGGCACCGCCTCCGCCTACCGCTTCCCGACCGCCCAGCTGGTCAACCCGGCCGGCGCAGCGGTGGCCCCCTCCACCACCTCGATGGCGGCGGCCGTGGCCGCGATGAGGACCAACCCGGACGGCGTCACCCAGTACCAGGACTTCTCCCACACCGTCGCCGGGGCCTACCCGCTGACCGAGATCCAGTACGCGATGGTGCCGACCTGCGGGCTCTCCTCGGCCAAGGCCGGAGCGATCTCGACCTTCCTGAAGGACGTGGTCGGCTCGCAGAGCTACGGCGTCGGCCTCAGCCAGATCCCGCCCTTCGGCGGCTACCTCAAGCTGAACTCCGCCCAGCAGGCCCAGGACCTGAAGGCGGCCGCGGCGGTGCAGCGGCAGACCTGCGCGACCACGCCGCCGGACGGCACGGTCTCCGGGCAGAAGCCGCCGCCCGCCACCGGGACCGGCACCGGCTCCGGCACCGATGGCGGCACCGGCACCGGCTCCGGCTCCGGCACCCTGGCGTCGGGCGGCGCCACCGGCAGCGGAGGCGCGACGGCCGCGGCGGCCGCAGCCGCCGCCCACCCGGTGAGCAGCGCCACCCCGACCGGCCGGGCCACCCCGGTCGCCCTCGGTGACAAGGCCGCGGACAGCAGCAGCGTCGGCGACTACGTACTGCCCGGCGCGCTCCTGCTCGGTGCGCTGCTGGCGGTCGGTGGTCCCCTGGCCTTCGGCTTCGGCACCGGCGGCATCCGGCTCAGGATGCCGCGCCGCCGCGGGGCCGGCAACGGGGCGGGCGGCAGCAATGGCTGACACCACGCCGACCGAGGCGTTCGGGCTGCCGCTGCTGCCCGGCGCCCCGGACCCCGGCGACCCATCGGCGCCGGGGTCCGAGGAAGGGCTGCAGGACGACGTGCGGCGGGTCATCGTGGCCCGGCTCAGCGGCGCGGACCGGGCCTTCCGGGCGCTGCTGCGCAGCGGCGGGATCGCGGTCTTCGTGATCACCGGCATGATCGGGCTGTTCCTCGTCATCCGGGCCTGGAGCGCCTACCGGAAGGCCGGTTGGAGCTTCTTCAGCACCGGTACCTGGCTGGTGGGCGAGAACCACTTCGGCATCGCCTCGATCCTGCCGAACGGCATCCTGATCGCGCTGATCGCCCTGGTGATAGCCGTGCCCTGTGCGATCGTCACGGCCCTGTTCATCTCGGAGTACGCCCCGGCCCTGATCGAGCGCAAGCTGATCGCGGTGATCGACCTGATGGCCGCGATCCCCAGCATCGTCTACGCGCTCTGGGGCGTCTTCTTCTTCCAGCCCAGGGCCCTCGGCTTCGCCCGCTGGCTGGCCGACCACGTCGGACCGGTCTTCCCCCCGTTCCGGATCGTCGGCCACGAGATGGTGATCGTCTTCTCCTCCTCGCCCTTCGTCGCGGGACTGGTCGTCTCGCTGATGGTCATTCCGATCATCGCCTCCCTCTGCCGCGAGGTGTTCTCGCAGGCGCCGCAGGGCGAGCGCGAGGCCGCCTACGCGCTCGGCGCCAGCCGCTGGGCGATGATCCGCGCCGTCGTGCTGCCCTACGGTCGCGGCGGCACGATCGGCGCGGTGATGCTCGGATTCGGGCGGGCGATGGGGGAGACGATCGCCGTCTCGCTGATCATCTCCCCGGTCTGGACCTTCAACTGGCACGTGCTGCAGACCGGCGGGATGTCGATCCCCGCCCTGATCGCGCTGCGCTACACCGAGTCCACGCCGCAGATGCTCTCCGCGCTGATGGCCGCCGGGCTCGTGCTCTTCGCCTTCACCCTGGCCGTCAACTCGGCGGCCGGCGTGATCATCACCCGCACGCGCTCCGGCGCCCAGACGGCCGACTAGGAGGAACCGCACCATGGCGAAGAGTTCGATCACGGAACCGAGCGTGGAGACCACGCTGCAGCTGCCGCCGGTCGCCGCCGAGCCCGAGGCGGGGGCGGAGGCGGGGGCGGAGCCCGAGCAGCGCATCCGGCGGCGCGCCGTCTCCCTCGACGGGGTCTGCGCGCTGCTCGGTTCGGCAGCCGCCGCCCTCGGCCTGACCTGGGTGGTCTACGAGCGGATCCTGCCGACCACCGGCGCCCTCGGCTTCTGGCTCACCGTGTTCCTGGTGTTCCTGGCGTTCTACGCCGGGGTGACGGCGCTGGTGTGGGGCCGCCGGGCGGTGGCCGACCGGATGGCCGGCGCGCTGATGTTCGCCGTCGGCATGCTGATCGTGTTCGTGGTGGCGGACCAGATCGCCTACACGGGGTACGAGGGCCATTCCGCGCTCGGGCACCTGACCTTCTTCACCCAGGACTCGCTGAACGCGACCGGGCTCACCCACCTCGACCAGGGCGGCATCCTCAACGCCCTGGTCGGCTCGCTGGAGCAGATGGGCATCGCGACCGCCATCGCCGTTCCGCTCGGCATCCTGGCCGCGCTCTTCCTGGTGGAGATCGGCGGCCCGATGGCCCGCCCGGTGCGCTCGCTGGTCGAGGCGATGACCTCGCTTCCCGAGATCATCGCCGGTCTCTTCATCTTCGCGCTGTTCATCCTCACCTTCGGGCTGCGGCAGAGCGGTTTCGCGGCGGCGCTCGCGCTCACCATCATGATGATTCCCTTCGTCGCCCGCTCCTCCGAGGTGATGCTCCGGCTCGTGCCCGGCACGCTGCGCGAGGCCTCGTACGCGCTCGGCGCGAGCCAGTGGCGCACCGTCCTCGGCGTGGTGCTGCCGACCGCCCGTTCCGGGCTGACCACGGCGGTCGTGCTGGGCATGGCGCGGGCGATCGGTGAGACCGCGCCGGTCCTGCTCACCTCCGGCTACACCGACTACGTCAACGCCAACCCGTTCTCCGGCTGGCAGACCAGCCTGCCGCTCTACATCTACGAGACCGTGCGCGAGCCGGCCGACGTCCAGCGGGTCCGGGCCTTCGGCGCCGCGGTCGTGCTGATCACGCTGGTCCTCGTGCTGTTCGCGATCGCGCGGCTGCTCGGCGGCCGGCGGCCGGGGGAGCTGAGCCGGCGTCAGCGCCGACGGGCCGACCGGGAACGGCTCGCGTACCGCAGGACGATCCTCGGCCTCCCCTCCTACGCCGGCCGCAGCGCCGCCGACCACCACTCCGGCCGCCGCGCCGCCGATCCGGAAGGAGGAGACCAATGAGTCCGCTCAGACTCCGGCTCCGCCTGTTCATCGCCGCCTTCGCCGCGGCGCTCGCCCTGTGCGCCGTCCCGGTGGCGCCGGCCTCGGCCACCGGCTACGTCCCGCTGGACGGGGACGGCTCCTCCTGGGCCGAGCCGGCGATCCAGCAGTGGGCCAGGGACATGGCGCCCGACGGC
The Streptacidiphilus albus JL83 genome window above contains:
- the pstC gene encoding phosphate ABC transporter permease subunit PstC codes for the protein MADTTPTEAFGLPLLPGAPDPGDPSAPGSEEGLQDDVRRVIVARLSGADRAFRALLRSGGIAVFVITGMIGLFLVIRAWSAYRKAGWSFFSTGTWLVGENHFGIASILPNGILIALIALVIAVPCAIVTALFISEYAPALIERKLIAVIDLMAAIPSIVYALWGVFFFQPRALGFARWLADHVGPVFPPFRIVGHEMVIVFSSSPFVAGLVVSLMVIPIIASLCREVFSQAPQGEREAAYALGASRWAMIRAVVLPYGRGGTIGAVMLGFGRAMGETIAVSLIISPVWTFNWHVLQTGGMSIPALIALRYTESTPQMLSALMAAGLVLFAFTLAVNSAAGVIITRTRSGAQTAD
- a CDS encoding phospholipase D-like domain-containing protein, whose protein sequence is MIARSAGRAGIAALVCAAAVVATAGAAPASAARASGSHQVGVSYKAFAFSRTTGTNEPVIDKFIASAHRSLDMTMYELDDTTAIKELIALHDRGVAVRVILDNRNESYNAPAFAQLQAAGVGVVYSNPTYYFTHQKTITVDGAVSLIMTGNLTSEYYTTSRDYGVFDNDHRDVAAIETVFNADFTHTAVTPGDGDNLLWSPTDSRARILTVINGAKRTLDVEELEFSDSAVVDAITAAAKRGVKVRIVLENPSYYTWEIAQVEAAGATVTTYSSQTGLYIHAKAVVADAGTHAERVEVGSINITENSLDNNRELGIILTDHSSVNLIESYFKSDFAGGAPAA
- the pstA gene encoding phosphate ABC transporter permease PstA, producing MAKSSITEPSVETTLQLPPVAAEPEAGAEAGAEPEQRIRRRAVSLDGVCALLGSAAAALGLTWVVYERILPTTGALGFWLTVFLVFLAFYAGVTALVWGRRAVADRMAGALMFAVGMLIVFVVADQIAYTGYEGHSALGHLTFFTQDSLNATGLTHLDQGGILNALVGSLEQMGIATAIAVPLGILAALFLVEIGGPMARPVRSLVEAMTSLPEIIAGLFIFALFILTFGLRQSGFAAALALTIMMIPFVARSSEVMLRLVPGTLREASYALGASQWRTVLGVVLPTARSGLTTAVVLGMARAIGETAPVLLTSGYTDYVNANPFSGWQTSLPLYIYETVREPADVQRVRAFGAAVVLITLVLVLFAIARLLGGRRPGELSRRQRRRADRERLAYRRTILGLPSYAGRSAADHHSGRRAADPEGGDQ
- a CDS encoding sigma-70 family RNA polymerase sigma factor, whose amino-acid sequence is MMNSPARDSVKAVGTVPGDRVPGLVERAQRGERAALDELVGGHLQLVYNIVGRALAGHPDTDDVVQETLLQVVSGLGGLRDPASFRSWTVAIAMNQVRRRWRGAPSTRELADAWPLSDPGADFAELAIVRLGLSDQRRETVEATRWLDPDDRELLALWWLEAAGELSRADLAAALELPPQHVAVKVQRMKGQLETARVVVRALRNRAGCPALSALTSDWDEAPSALWRKRIGRHARECEACSRQREGLVPAEGLLAGLAMVPVPAGYGPTGPGGPAGLGTAPAGARPARGSHRSHRSTPRRHAGGGHRRTQPRWRMLAAATGVAAAAVAGVFVVVQSPEQSQAAGAPSSRAVTVAVTVSPAPAPATAGPAGSGASPSGAAPTTARPRPTAVVSTAPRSAGSRQSAAAGPDKGTGTSTSTSTSTTGASSPAEQVLALINRARAANGLAPLTLTSGLDASAAQHDTTMADGCGLSHQCPGEPALGQRETAQGVQWTSAGENIGDGGPVSDDNSAVASMAVGLTQSMLDEQPPDDGHRLNILSTSFTHIGIAVIRDSSTGTVWLTQDFSD